One Hyphomonadaceae bacterium BL14 genomic window, TGGAACACCACACCGAACGTCCACGTATCAGCCGATTCCGGGCTCAGGCTCGTATTGCCACCCGTGATCTGGTTGTACTGGTCGGCCGGGCTCTTGTTGATATTGCCGTACTGGGCCGCAGACACGCCGGTCAGGGCGCATTGGGCGGCCGTGAACTGTGGTGTCGCCGTGGCGCAGGGATCCTCACCCGCCCACAGACCGCCCGAGGTCGGCGAGAACAGTTCGCCAACATTGGGGGCGCGGATGGCGCGGTTGAAACCGCCGCGGACACGCAGCTCGGAAACGGGAGCCCACGAACCCAGGATCTTGTAGGTCGTGGCACCGCCGGAGGTGTTATAGTTGGAATAGCGGTAGCCCAGCTCCAGATACACTTCCTCTGCGAAAGCAGCACCCTGGACGAGCGGCACGATCGCTTCACCGAAGGCTTCGTACACGTCGTACTCACCGCCGATATTCGGCGTCTGACCACCACGGCCGGTATACCCACCAGCCTGGATTTCACTGTCAGACAGGGTCTGATAGCTTTCGCGACGATATTCGGCACCCGCCACAACAGCAATCGGGTCCGACGCCGCCGGCAGGGTGAACGGCAGGTTGCCGGTCACAAAGGTGTTGGCGGTGATCAGCTCGGTGCGGCCGGTCAGAACGCCGGTGCCGCCGAGGGCTTGCGCCGCCGCCGGGGTGACGCCATTCGGCACAAAAGGATTGTAAGGGATGCAACCGGCGAACGAGCCCGTCGGGCAGCCCAGCAGGGCAGCACGGGTGCGCGAGCGCAGGAAGTCGTTCTGGGTGATCTCGCTGGACGAGGTCGAGGCATAGGTGAAGGAGGCGTCATACGACCAGCCGCCACCCAGATCGCCCTCGGTACCCGCGGTCCAGCGCCAGGCCGACGAATCGATCGTCGAGGTGCGCGGGCCGCCCTCATTGTTACGCTTGCCAACCAAAAGAGTGATATCGGCACCGGTTGGGTTCGGCGTGATGTTGAGATCGGTGCACAGCGAATTGATCAGCGGATCGGTGCATTCAAAGCCAATTTGGTCGGTAAAGAACGTTCCGGACTCAGCAATCTGCACGGTCGTGTTCGTGTTCGCGAACGCCACATCCAGATAGGGCCGGAACATGGCGTTGATTTCATAGTTGAAGAACGCGCCAAACGTCCAGCGCTCGTCCGGGCGCTGATAGAAGTTGACCGGAGCGTAGTTGTAGAGCTCGCCAATGCCACGCCGCCATGTTCCGGCCTGATCAAAGTTGATGAAAGAGAAGTTCAGGTTGCCGTCCGGGCTGCTGCCAATAGCCAGGAAGTTCGGAACAATCGACGTCGACGAACCGCCACATGCCGTAGCGCTGGCGAGCAGCGCGCACGACGAATAGTCGCGGTCGCCCTGCATCAGCTCTTCGTTCTTGCGGTAGGTCACATAACCGCTGGCATGGCCACGGCCGTCGGCAAACGAGCCGCCGATGGCGAAATCGATGTCATAGGCCCGGCCGTCAATGCCGCTGGAGCCCGTCGGGAAATCAAACCCGGCGGTCGTCTGCAGGCCCTGCATGTATTCGTTGTCGTTGTTGTGCTGATAGCCGGAGACGCCGGCATTGATCGACACGCCTTCGAAATTGCGGTCGATGATGAAGTTCACAACACCGGCCACGGCGTCCGCGCCGTACACCGCCGAGGCGCCGCCGGTCAGGAC contains:
- a CDS encoding TonB-dependent receptor encodes the protein MLKSCLLASTLIGGLTATAPALAQEEEAAQPQTSDVIRVTGTRIANPNLVSVSPVTQVDAEEFRLSGTTRVEDLLRTLPQVTPSLDAFSVNPSTGTASVNLRGLGTNRTLVLVNGRRLQPGGIRTQAPDLNQIPAALIQRVEVLTGGASAVYGADAVAGVVNFIIDRNFEGVSINAGVSGYQHNNDNEYMQGLQTTAGFDFPTGSSGIDGRAYDIDFAIGGSFADGRGHASGYVTYRKNEELMQGDRDYSSCALLASATACGGSSTSIVPNFLAIGSSPDGNLNFSFINFDQAGTWRRGIGELYNYAPVNFYQRPDERWTFGAFFNYEINAMFRPYLDVAFANTNTTVQIAESGTFFTDQIGFECTDPLINSLCTDLNITPNPTGADITLLVGKRNNEGGPRTSTIDSSAWRWTAGTEGDLGGGWSYDASFTYASTSSSEITQNDFLRSRTRAALLGCPTGSFAGCIPYNPFVPNGVTPAAAQALGGTGVLTGRTELITANTFVTGNLPFTLPAASDPIAVVAGAEYRRESYQTLSDSEIQAGGYTGRGGQTPNIGGEYDVYEAFGEAIVPLVQGAAFAEEVYLELGYRYSNYNTSGGATTYKILGSWAPVSELRVRGGFNRAIRAPNVGELFSPTSGGLWAGEDPCATATPQFTAAQCALTGVSAAQYGNINKSPADQYNQITGGNTSLSPESADTWTFGVVFQPFDSLSVTVDYYDIQIADRIGTVGASNILRGCGLTGDAGLCGLIQRNPVSGDLWSGTAGEPGNGVVRNQTANFGNLIWRGVDFNVAWAGEAPLIGGNLSALFNGSIALEQTIDPLPGINDAAAYDCVGVINPACATSDWRHTARLSYDMGSWWSASVRWRYFSEMDYTLQNGTPGTTDRGLVNNGNVLDAISYFDVSAQFDVLENTRLTLGVNNILDEEPPLVGGSLANNANSLTGYDQVGRYLFARINLRY